A region from the Acyrthosiphon pisum isolate AL4f chromosome A1, pea_aphid_22Mar2018_4r6ur, whole genome shotgun sequence genome encodes:
- the LOC100169361 gene encoding leucine-rich repeat-containing protein 4B-like, which produces MYATDTVPRRRVAQTTATMTTTTTTTMIFVAAMMATMLAAAAGCPIGCMCKWKGGKQTVECVNRSLSAIPNGMDVGTQVLDMSGNSMDALSRGRFMSAGLSNLQKIFMSRCRITYVDDAAFQGLSNLVELDLSDNGITDIPTKSFDDYPQLMKLVLSGNAVTVVRTAAFKRLAYLTVLDLSRCRVSTIEPGAFDGLHSIEWLRLDHNQIVRIESAGAVVLPLSLHGIEMHHNPWTCDCRLRDVHRWLNNNSAPHTVEPTCHGPDRLRGMVIRKLVAEELACAPVAAATSPEYVETDAGKNVTLACRVTPAGQSRVSWWFEGRQVANSTTSAGVELTVEDVGPADNGTYACVAENRAGWAACNFTVRVIQELSEVAAGSYPPDAPPPALLVIVLGGSVCFVAVAVVCAISCRLLVVKRRRHRDHAGRPGGKSGGAGGGDAGPDDPSNSGQAAKTTSDIRQSDSVNLTVSSTVDGKLSSAEDVSVYGEYDTAAGPGSSAGYEVHEVMHVGGGGGYDAYQQVHVAQGHPATATATTTLEANPDLISDASTVIRDNGGGDYRDATDEVYKIAVPPPPSCGRDFWSTSGAVYPSGGGCGSYELQLSPGKLAAGEPYPADYGLPKLSSGQYPMPAPPSLYRTLPHRRNAAKPQGRSCQEAEFVLLQQHHHHHHHHHQQQQQHQHHLNRYEPQNIRYNQQGYPYPASAVAADAAYYTTAAATFYEPPSLSNASAQTLDDETMVMMMMMPPAPPPPLVTGAPALPAAGRQPQHLSAEHAASQHKAVTAVQKQPATTESPDEGYVGEGPDS; this is translated from the coding sequence ATGTACGCCACAGACACAGTGCCACGTCGACGCGTGGCCCAGACGACAGCAACtatgacgacaacgacgacgacgacgatgatttTCGTGGCAGCCATGATGGCCACCATGCTGGCCGCGGCCGCTGGCTGTCCCATTGGATGTATGTGTAAGTGGAAAGGTGGCAAGCAGACGGTCGAGTGCGTCAATCGGAGCCTGTCGGCCATACCAAATGGCATGGACGTCGGCACCCAAGTATTGGACATGTCGGGAAATTCGATGGACGCACTGTCCAGGGGCCGGTTTATGTCGGCCGGCTTGTCCAACCTGCAGAAGATCTTCATGTCTCGGTGCCGGATTACGTACGTGGACGACGCCGCGTTCCAGGGACTGTCCAACCTGGTCGAGCTGGACCTGTCCGACAACGGGATCACCGACATACCGACCAAGTCATTCGACGACTATCCTCAGCTGATGAAGCTAGTGCTGAGCGGCAACGCGGTGACGGTGGTGCGGACGGCCGCGTTCAAGCGCCTCGCCTACCTGACAGTGCTCGACCTGAGCCGGTGCCGGGTGTCCACGATCGAGCCGGGCGCGTTCGATGGCTTGCACAGCATCGAGTGGCTGCGGCTTGACCACAACCAGATAGTGCGAATCGAGAGCGCGGGTGCGGTCGTGCTGCCACTGTCGCTGCACGGCATTGAGATGCACCACAACCCGTGGACGTGTGACTGCCGGCTACGCGATGTGCACCGGTGGTTGAACAACAACAGCGCGCCCCACACGGTCGAACCGACTTGCCACGGGCCGGACAGACTGCGCGGCATGGTCATCCGCAAGCTGGTCGCCGAGGAGCTGGCATGCGCTCCGGTGGCAGCGGCCACGTCCCCCGAGTACGTGGAAACGGACGCCGGCAAGAACGTGACGCTCGCGTGCAGGGTGACGCCGGCTGGGCAGTCGCGGGTGTCGTGGTGGTTTGAGGGCCGGCAGGTGGCCAACAGCACTACGTCAGCTGGCGTAGAGCTGACCGTCGAGGACGTCGGCCCCGCGGACAACGGCACGTACGCGTGCGTGGCCGAAAATCGGGCTGGCTGGGCCGCGTGCAACTTCACGGTACGCGTAATACAAGAACTGTCCGAGGTGGCGGCCGGTTCGTATCCGCCGGACGCGCCCCCGCCAGCCCTGCTGGTCATCGTGTTGGGCGGTTCAGTGTGCTTTGTGGCCGTGGCAGTGGTTTGCGCGATCAGCTGCCGGTTGCTGGTGGTGAAACGCCGTCGGCATCGGGACCACGCCGGACGACCGGGTGGCAAGTCCGGCGGCGCCGGGGGTGGTGACGCGGGGCCCGACGACCCATCCAACAGTGGGCAGGCGGCCAAAACGACGTCCGACATCAGACAATCGGACTCGGTGAACCTGACCGTTTCGTCCACCGTCGACGGAAAATTGTCGTCGGCTGAGGACGTGAGCGTGTACGGCGAGTATGACACGGCCGCCGGCCCGGGGTCGTCCGCCGGTTACGAAGTGCACGAGGTTATGCATGTGGGTGGCGGCGGCGGTTACGACGCGTACCAGCAGGTGCACGTGGCCCAGGGACATCCGGCGACGGCGACCGCGACCACCACCCTGGAGGCCAATCCGGATCTGATCAGCGACGCGTCCACCGTGATCAGGGACAATGGTGGTGGCGACTACCGCGACGCCACCGACGAGGTATACAAGATAGCTGTGCCACCGCCCCCATCGTGCGGCCGAGACTTTTGGTCGACTTCCGGTGCCGTATACCCGTCCGGCGGTGGCTGTGGTTCGTACGAATTGCAACTGTCGCCAGGCAAGCTGGCCGCCGGCGAACCGTATCCAGCTGATTATGGACTGCCCAAGTTATCGTCCGGCCAGTATCCGATGCCAGCGCCACCGTCATTGTACCGGACGCTTCCGCACCGTCGGAACGCAGCAAAGCCGCAAGGCCGGTCGTGCCAGGAAGCCGAGTTCGTGCTGTTACAGCAGCATCACCATCATCACCATCATCACCAccaacaacagcaacagcacCAGCACCACTTGAACCGGTACGAACCGCAGAACATCCGGTACAACCAGCAGGGGTACCCGTACCCGGCGTCCGCAGTTGCCGCGGACGCGGCGTACTATACGACAGCCGCGGCCACTTTTTACGAACCACCATCGTTGTCGAACGCGTCCGCGCAGACACTCGATGACGAAACGATGGtcatgatgatgatgatgcCGCCGGCCCCGCCGCCGCCACTCGTCACCGGTGCCCCAGCGTTACCCGCAGCGGGCAGACAGCCGCAACACTTGTCCGCCGAACACGCGGCAAGCCAGCACAAGGCAGTCACCGCCGTGCAAAAGCAGCCGGCCACCACGGAGAGCCCGGACGAAGGGTACGTGGGCGAAGGGCCTGATTCGTAG